One window of the Natrinema sp. HArc-T2 genome contains the following:
- a CDS encoding twin-arginine translocase subunit TatC, whose product MSSALDEDTARAINTGRETVGTLLSSAQQHLQKVFIVFLVGFIGSFYALRMVIWDFLEATATKQMGQTVADSTDIITRTPFEVILLQAKIGMITGIIVAIPALLFFSRDAIRRRGYHSVVPISKGYVAGFVGLSLSLFVGGIVYAYSVFFPFAFAFLAKNAVSAGIKPSFGITEFTEFMALLTLSFGLAAQLPLMMSILAYTEIVPYETFRNRWRHAFVLIAAFGAVFSPPDPFTQIMWAMPMIILYIFSLGLSKVVSNVRRRGAANSEGTGTDHVKRRLLQFGGALAAIAVVVAAAVNQGAFGYLHEVVFPALPDLIRPTGPLGLETTANTHGLAGDVAVGVIIAAAVGFVVLLGYTIRVLQGPVYPREDDIRRADTHEDIDFETLAAEDIADIPTPVFQNMSEDQALEYSREAMYDDNREKAQAILDRFDSLDAAEGGDPTSAGSAGSADAGSGASESGEDESLLASTAAGMLDPFTEDETTEDDIGGYGYDIMFILSSLSSKMFHIVGLFMLVAGGTFFWLYSGGLRDVFALFLSRVPQDVLNEVAVRNDVDPEGMTLQELINQMDIVIALHPVEVLIFEVKFGTLLAAVAVLPLILYYAWPAAKERGLVYGDRRTFVVWGGSLLVGFAVGTYLGFFWIAPSIISYLVSDAISNGMVISYRIKNFFWLVIFTTVGIGFLLNIIVTMALFHVGGIVSYRAMLERWRPIVVGIFALAAFASPKGVLTMFLVAFPIALTYLIGLAILYVLTGGGRLFGGGGGPTVDPDAEDAEVATTE is encoded by the coding sequence ATGAGTTCTGCCCTCGACGAGGATACCGCCCGCGCCATCAACACCGGCCGGGAAACGGTCGGCACACTCCTCTCGAGCGCCCAGCAACACCTCCAGAAGGTGTTCATCGTGTTTCTCGTGGGCTTTATCGGCTCCTTCTATGCCCTTCGCATGGTCATCTGGGACTTCCTCGAGGCGACCGCGACAAAGCAGATGGGCCAGACGGTCGCCGACTCGACCGACATCATCACGCGGACGCCGTTCGAGGTGATCCTCTTACAGGCCAAGATCGGGATGATTACGGGGATCATCGTCGCGATTCCCGCATTGCTCTTTTTCTCCCGAGATGCGATTCGCCGGCGTGGCTACCACAGCGTCGTGCCGATTTCGAAAGGGTACGTCGCCGGCTTCGTCGGGCTGTCGCTGTCGCTGTTCGTCGGCGGGATCGTCTACGCCTACAGCGTCTTCTTCCCCTTCGCGTTCGCGTTCCTCGCAAAGAACGCCGTCAGCGCCGGTATCAAACCGAGCTTCGGCATCACCGAGTTCACCGAGTTCATGGCGCTGTTGACGCTGTCGTTCGGACTCGCCGCCCAGTTGCCGCTCATGATGAGCATTCTGGCTTACACCGAGATCGTTCCCTACGAGACGTTCCGTAACCGGTGGCGACACGCGTTCGTCCTCATCGCCGCCTTCGGGGCCGTGTTCTCGCCGCCGGATCCGTTCACACAGATCATGTGGGCGATGCCGATGATCATCCTCTATATCTTCAGTCTCGGTCTCTCGAAGGTCGTCTCCAACGTTCGCCGACGCGGGGCGGCGAACTCCGAAGGAACGGGGACCGACCACGTCAAGCGACGCCTCCTCCAGTTCGGCGGTGCTCTCGCTGCCATTGCAGTCGTCGTCGCCGCCGCCGTCAACCAGGGCGCATTCGGCTACCTCCACGAGGTGGTCTTCCCCGCCCTCCCCGACCTGATTCGACCGACGGGACCGCTCGGTCTCGAGACGACGGCGAACACACACGGCCTCGCCGGCGACGTCGCGGTCGGGGTGATCATCGCCGCCGCCGTCGGCTTCGTCGTCCTGCTCGGCTACACGATTCGCGTCCTCCAGGGCCCAGTGTATCCGCGTGAAGACGACATTCGGCGTGCCGACACCCACGAGGACATCGACTTCGAGACGCTCGCGGCCGAGGACATCGCTGACATCCCGACGCCAGTCTTCCAGAATATGAGCGAAGACCAGGCGCTCGAGTACTCCCGGGAGGCGATGTACGACGACAACCGGGAGAAAGCCCAGGCCATCCTCGATCGGTTCGATTCGCTCGACGCAGCCGAGGGCGGCGACCCCACGTCTGCAGGCAGTGCCGGCAGCGCCGACGCAGGCAGTGGAGCCAGCGAGTCCGGCGAGGACGAAAGTCTACTTGCGAGTACTGCCGCCGGTATGCTCGATCCCTTTACCGAGGACGAGACGACCGAAGACGACATCGGCGGCTACGGCTACGACATCATGTTCATCCTCAGTAGTCTCTCCTCGAAGATGTTCCACATCGTCGGCCTGTTCATGCTCGTCGCCGGCGGGACCTTTTTCTGGCTCTATTCGGGTGGGCTCCGGGACGTGTTCGCCCTGTTTCTCAGTCGGGTTCCACAGGATGTCCTCAACGAAGTCGCCGTCCGCAACGATGTCGATCCCGAGGGGATGACCCTGCAGGAACTCATCAATCAGATGGACATCGTCATCGCCTTACATCCCGTCGAGGTGCTGATCTTCGAGGTGAAATTCGGGACCCTGCTCGCAGCTGTCGCCGTCCTGCCGCTGATCCTGTACTACGCCTGGCCGGCCGCCAAAGAGCGCGGACTGGTCTACGGCGACCGGCGCACGTTCGTCGTCTGGGGTGGCTCCCTGCTCGTCGGCTTTGCCGTTGGCACCTACCTCGGCTTTTTCTGGATCGCACCGTCGATCATCTCGTATCTGGTCTCCGATGCGATCAGCAACGGGATGGTCATCTCCTATCGGATCAAGAACTTCTTCTGGCTCGTGATCTTCACGACTGTCGGCATCGGCTTCCTGCTGAACATCATCGTCACGATGGCGCTGTTCCACGTGGGCGGCATCGTCAGCTATCGCGCGATGCTCGAGCGCTGGCGACCGATCGTCGTCGGGATCTTCGCTCTCGCCGCCTTCGCCAGTCCGAAGGGCGTACTCACGATGTTTCTGGTTGCCTTCCCGATCGCGCTCACCTACCTGATCGGCCTCGCCATCCTCTACGTGCTGACCGGCGGCGGGCGGCTGTTCGGCGGTGGCGGCGGGCCAACAGTCGACCCCGATGCCGAAGACGCCGAGGTGGCGACCACGGAGTGA
- a CDS encoding 23S rRNA (uridine(2552)-2'-O)-methyltransferase, producing MAGKDHYYNKAKQEGYRSRAAYKLKQLDDLEGVFDRDDTVVDLGAAPGGWLEVAAEEVGPQGNVIGVDFQRIKDFEDHDNVETLRGDMTEEKTRDRVIDAAGGSVDAVISDMAPNMSGEYSLDQARSLHLARQAFETALELLDSGGDFVVKVFEGPDVDDFRADVEEEFQYVRATSPKASRDESSEIYLIGKGRLTAPVRPGDELEVEIVDVGSEGDGIASVEGYRLFVPGAEVGETVDVRVEDMKPNFGFAQRLDRD from the coding sequence ATGGCAGGCAAAGACCACTACTACAACAAGGCGAAACAGGAGGGGTACCGCTCACGAGCGGCCTACAAGCTCAAACAACTCGACGATCTCGAGGGTGTCTTCGACCGCGACGATACGGTTGTGGACCTCGGGGCCGCACCGGGTGGCTGGCTCGAGGTCGCCGCCGAGGAGGTCGGTCCGCAGGGGAACGTGATCGGCGTCGACTTCCAGCGGATCAAGGACTTCGAGGATCACGACAACGTCGAGACGCTCCGCGGGGACATGACCGAGGAGAAAACGCGTGACCGCGTCATCGACGCCGCCGGCGGCTCGGTCGATGCTGTCATTTCGGACATGGCACCGAATATGTCCGGCGAGTACTCGCTCGATCAGGCCCGCTCGCTGCACCTCGCGCGGCAGGCATTCGAGACCGCCCTCGAACTCCTCGACAGCGGCGGGGACTTCGTGGTGAAGGTCTTCGAAGGGCCGGACGTCGACGATTTCCGAGCCGACGTCGAGGAGGAGTTCCAGTACGTCCGCGCGACGTCTCCCAAAGCGAGCCGCGACGAGTCCTCCGAGATCTACCTCATCGGCAAGGGGCGGCTCACTGCGCCGGTGCGCCCGGGCGACGAACTCGAGGTCGAGATCGTCGATGTCGGCAGCGAGGGCGATGGTATCGCGTCGGTCGAGGGCTACCGGCTGTTCGTGCCGGGTGCAGAGGTTGGCGAGACCGTCGATGTCCGCGTCGAGGATATGAAACCGAACTTCGGGTTCGCACAGCGTCTCGACCGCGACTAA
- a CDS encoding DNA polymerase sliding clamp produces MFKAIVSAETLTSALDSVSVLVDECKIHLEADGLEIRAVDPANVGMVDLSLDSAAFESYEADGGLIGVDLSRLEDIAGMADSGQLIQLELDEETRKLHIQIDGLEYTLALIDPDSIRQEPDIPDLDLPAEVVLEGKDVNRSVTAADMVSDHIALGVDEGEEFFYVNAEGDTDDVHLELTQEDLIDLQVGPAHSLFSLDYLKDMNKAIPGDTEVTLDLGEEFPVKIYFGFAEGQGQVTYMLAPRIQSD; encoded by the coding sequence ATGTTCAAGGCCATCGTGAGCGCCGAAACGCTCACCAGCGCGCTCGACTCGGTCAGCGTGCTGGTCGACGAGTGCAAGATCCACCTCGAGGCAGACGGCCTCGAAATCCGGGCCGTCGACCCCGCGAACGTCGGGATGGTCGACCTCTCGCTCGATTCGGCTGCGTTCGAGTCCTATGAAGCAGACGGCGGGCTGATCGGCGTCGACCTCTCGCGGCTGGAAGACATCGCCGGCATGGCCGACTCCGGCCAGCTCATCCAGCTCGAGCTCGACGAGGAGACCCGCAAGCTCCACATCCAGATCGACGGGCTCGAATACACACTCGCGCTCATCGACCCTGACTCGATCCGCCAGGAGCCCGACATTCCGGACCTCGACCTGCCCGCTGAGGTCGTCCTCGAAGGCAAAGACGTCAACCGCTCGGTGACCGCGGCGGACATGGTCTCGGATCACATCGCGCTGGGCGTCGACGAGGGCGAGGAGTTCTTCTATGTGAATGCGGAGGGCGACACCGACGACGTCCACCTCGAGTTGACCCAGGAGGACCTGATCGACCTGCAGGTCGGCCCCGCTCACTCGCTGTTCTCGCTCGACTATCTCAAGGACATGAACAAGGCAATCCCGGGCGATACCGAGGTCACGCTCGACCTCGGCGAGGAGTTCCCCGTCAAGATCTACTTCGGCTTCGCGGAGGGACAGGGACAGGTCACCTACATGCTCGCGCCGCGCATCCAGAGCGACTGA
- a CDS encoding polysaccharide deacetylase — protein sequence MGDIDVAIGVDADCVAGWLGSYGGADSPADLSRGLSAGNEGIPRLLQLFEDEDISTSWYVPGHTLETFRDEIEAVAAAGHELGVHGYSHENPTDLSREQEDAILEVSIDLIEDVTGEEPVGHRASWWEFSENTPELVEEHGFLYDSSLMEREFEPGWMRKGDDWTPIQYDQDPETWMEPYEYGEETDVVEIPISWYRDDIPPMLFIKQPLYHAGYKDPKMMYEQYYKRQFDFLYNRRGAGVYTFTIHPDLHGLPHMIAHLEEFIQYVESHENAEFQTLETIAQKYEDDPSIYESEGDYI from the coding sequence ATGGGAGATATTGACGTCGCGATCGGTGTCGACGCGGACTGTGTCGCCGGCTGGTTAGGCTCGTACGGCGGTGCGGACTCACCAGCGGATCTGTCACGCGGGCTCTCGGCAGGAAACGAGGGCATTCCACGTCTCCTGCAGCTGTTCGAGGACGAGGACATCTCGACCTCGTGGTACGTGCCGGGCCACACGCTCGAGACGTTCCGCGACGAGATCGAAGCGGTCGCGGCCGCTGGCCACGAGCTCGGTGTCCACGGCTACTCCCACGAGAACCCGACGGACCTCTCGCGCGAGCAGGAAGACGCGATCCTCGAGGTCTCGATCGACCTGATCGAGGACGTCACCGGCGAGGAGCCGGTCGGCCACCGTGCGAGCTGGTGGGAGTTCAGCGAGAACACGCCGGAACTCGTCGAGGAACACGGATTCCTGTACGACAGCAGCCTGATGGAACGCGAGTTCGAACCCGGCTGGATGCGGAAAGGCGACGACTGGACGCCGATCCAGTACGATCAGGACCCGGAGACGTGGATGGAACCCTACGAGTACGGCGAGGAGACCGACGTGGTCGAGATCCCGATCAGCTGGTACCGTGACGATATTCCCCCGATGCTGTTCATCAAACAGCCGCTCTACCATGCCGGGTACAAGGACCCGAAGATGATGTACGAACAGTACTACAAACGGCAGTTCGACTTCCTCTACAATCGCCGCGGCGCGGGCGTCTACACGTTCACGATCCATCCGGACCTCCACGGGCTCCCCCACATGATCGCACACTTAGAAGAGTTCATTCAGTACGTCGAGAGCCACGAGAACGCCGAGTTCCAGACGCTGGAGACGATCGCCCAGAAGTACGAAGACGACCCATCGATATACGAGAGCGAGGGCGACTACATCTGA
- the priL gene encoding DNA primase regulatory subunit PriL, translated as MQRLHARYPFLAAARESVATEAVDLATVVEQDRAVVDRARQRVITALEEGTVGEPARDPRVELLSYPVARVLVSLVGERVLVRKYARGEAATAYDRFTADMADTTELKSVASTGLELTELLTEFDLQDDVRETTGDGYRIDVGTYLPLAEDMWEDEWRLVNRPLDSGEVPVDEDELLALLREAIRSRIEDGLPFDVPDAIASALEDDAAEIRAALAELDLTQDIDTVVPDLFPPCMKALLDQVQKGEHLPHHSRFAITAFLTSIGMSTDEIVDLYRVNSSFGEEMTRYQTDHIRGDSSPTEYSAPACSTMQSYGDCVNKDDLCERIPHPMAYYENRIDEADDEELEDWREREDEQSASGD; from the coding sequence ATGCAGCGACTTCACGCCCGGTACCCGTTTCTCGCAGCCGCTCGCGAGTCCGTCGCGACGGAAGCGGTCGATCTCGCGACCGTCGTCGAGCAAGACCGGGCGGTCGTCGACCGCGCGCGCCAACGTGTTATTACCGCGCTCGAAGAGGGCACCGTCGGCGAACCGGCCCGCGATCCCCGCGTCGAATTGCTCTCCTATCCCGTCGCGCGGGTGCTCGTCTCACTGGTCGGCGAGCGCGTGCTCGTCCGCAAGTACGCCCGCGGGGAGGCTGCGACGGCCTACGACCGCTTTACCGCCGACATGGCCGACACCACCGAACTGAAAAGTGTCGCGTCAACAGGGCTCGAGCTCACGGAGCTCCTGACGGAATTCGACCTGCAAGACGACGTCCGCGAGACGACCGGCGATGGTTATCGTATCGACGTCGGCACCTACCTGCCGCTGGCCGAAGACATGTGGGAAGACGAGTGGCGGCTCGTCAACCGACCGCTGGACAGCGGCGAAGTGCCCGTCGATGAAGACGAACTGCTCGCGCTGCTCCGGGAGGCGATCCGGAGCCGGATCGAGGATGGCCTCCCCTTCGACGTGCCCGACGCGATCGCGAGTGCGCTCGAGGACGACGCCGCCGAGATCCGTGCGGCCTTGGCGGAACTCGATCTCACGCAGGACATCGACACTGTCGTACCCGATCTCTTCCCGCCGTGTATGAAGGCCCTGCTCGATCAGGTCCAGAAAGGCGAACACTTACCCCATCACTCTCGCTTTGCGATCACTGCCTTCCTGACGAGTATCGGGATGTCGACCGACGAGATCGTCGACCTCTACCGGGTCAACTCGTCGTTCGGTGAGGAGATGACGCGCTATCAGACCGACCACATCCGCGGCGATAGCTCGCCGACGGAGTACTCGGCACCGGCCTGTTCGACGATGCAGTCGTACGGCGACTGCGTGAACAAAGACGACCTCTGTGAACGGATTCCGCATCCGATGGCCTACTACGAAAACCGGATCGACGAGGCCGACGACGAGGAACTCGAGGACTGGCGGGAACGAGAGGACGAACAGTCCGCAAGCGGAGACTGA
- a CDS encoding HalOD1 output domain-containing protein yields MPSPNDPTDEPTDQYVTAFDPADGRPSEAIVTAVAARLERDPTELSPLYDAIDPGALNELVEHAHRKSTDSVHLVWFTYEGFAVGVRSDGRIQIEDATAAS; encoded by the coding sequence ATGCCCTCCCCGAACGATCCAACGGACGAGCCGACGGACCAGTACGTCACGGCGTTCGATCCGGCGGATGGTCGACCGAGCGAGGCCATCGTCACCGCAGTCGCCGCACGGCTCGAGCGGGATCCGACCGAGCTGTCGCCGCTGTACGATGCCATCGACCCGGGTGCGCTCAACGAGCTGGTCGAACACGCACACAGAAAATCCACCGACAGCGTCCATCTGGTCTGGTTCACCTACGAGGGGTTCGCCGTTGGCGTCCGAAGCGACGGTCGAATCCAGATCGAAGACGCCACCGCGGCCAGTTGA
- a CDS encoding asparaginase yields the protein MHVTVLSTGGTIASTGGDDGASPTKRGNELVSAVPELADYADIDVEQVAQIPSFEMDAATLESIGDRVRELDEDVSVDAVVITHGTDTIEETAYYLDVTIQPETPVFLTGAQRRPDEYSPDGPSNLLTAFRAADAFDTRGHGGVFVAFNETIHAARRVTKTHTSKLETFCSVGTGPVATVDRNGVAIHRTPESESTHVPATSLAAAVYTVTSASGVTGELLEAALERGADGLVVEGTGLGNATKELGTAVRDAIGEGVPVVVTSRCLEGRTAPVYGGVGGGDRLREYGAIFAGDLPAQKARIKLTLALAAYDDEESIRRTFAD from the coding sequence ATGCACGTGACCGTACTCAGCACGGGCGGCACGATCGCGAGCACCGGCGGCGACGACGGTGCATCGCCGACCAAGCGAGGGAACGAACTCGTCAGCGCGGTCCCCGAGTTGGCGGACTATGCGGACATCGATGTCGAACAGGTCGCCCAGATTCCGAGCTTCGAGATGGACGCCGCAACGCTCGAGTCGATCGGCGACCGGGTTCGCGAACTCGACGAGGACGTGAGCGTCGACGCGGTCGTCATCACCCACGGCACGGATACGATCGAAGAGACGGCGTACTATCTCGATGTTACGATCCAGCCGGAGACACCGGTTTTCCTGACTGGCGCGCAACGCCGCCCGGACGAGTACAGCCCGGACGGGCCGTCGAACCTGCTCACGGCGTTTCGAGCCGCTGACGCGTTCGACACCCGCGGCCACGGTGGCGTTTTCGTGGCGTTCAACGAGACGATCCACGCCGCACGACGCGTCACGAAGACCCACACCTCGAAGCTCGAGACCTTCTGCTCCGTCGGAACGGGTCCGGTCGCCACCGTCGACCGGAACGGCGTTGCGATTCATCGGACACCGGAGAGCGAATCGACCCACGTTCCGGCCACCTCGCTCGCGGCGGCCGTCTACACGGTCACAAGCGCCAGCGGCGTCACGGGCGAGCTGCTCGAGGCGGCACTCGAGCGGGGCGCGGACGGCCTCGTCGTCGAAGGGACGGGCCTCGGAAACGCGACGAAAGAACTCGGAACCGCCGTCCGCGACGCGATCGGCGAGGGGGTGCCGGTCGTGGTCACGTCGCGCTGTCTCGAGGGCCGAACCGCGCCCGTCTACGGCGGGGTCGGTGGTGGCGACCGGCTTCGAGAGTACGGCGCGATCTTCGCGGGCGATTTGCCGGCACAGAAGGCCCGCATCAAACTGACGCTGGCGTTGGCCGCATACGATGACGAGGAGTCGATTCGGCGGACGTTCGCCGACTGA
- a CDS encoding alpha/beta fold hydrolase, whose amino-acid sequence MPQATRDGVSIYYERDDSDGDGTAPVVFVQGLGFGRWMWRWQREAVADHYDVIAPDNRGTGRSDVGLPPLVPRLPGMLRGLVLLKLAGYSMDGLAADLEAVLDDAGIYNAHIVGASMGGMIAQRYAVEYTRAKSLTLCCTSHGGPDAAPVPEETQAHMFETPDGASERETIRHRMRPAFTERFTNRNPHLMDQIIEWRLEQDAGDPAREAQGAAVQGFDVSDRLGRVRVPTLILHGTDDRVVPVENARLLEEKLPNSRLDLIEGGSHLCFIEDDDLVNEYLLAFLDEQD is encoded by the coding sequence ATGCCACAGGCGACGAGAGATGGTGTGTCGATCTACTACGAGCGCGACGACAGCGACGGTGATGGAACCGCGCCCGTCGTCTTCGTTCAGGGGCTGGGCTTTGGGCGGTGGATGTGGCGGTGGCAACGCGAGGCTGTCGCCGATCACTACGACGTGATCGCGCCCGATAACCGGGGGACTGGCCGCTCCGATGTCGGCTTGCCGCCACTCGTCCCGCGGCTGCCGGGGATGCTCCGCGGACTCGTCTTGCTCAAACTGGCGGGCTATTCGATGGACGGACTCGCAGCCGATCTCGAGGCTGTCCTCGACGATGCGGGGATCTACAACGCCCACATCGTCGGTGCGAGCATGGGCGGGATGATCGCCCAGCGCTACGCCGTTGAGTACACCCGGGCGAAATCACTGACGCTGTGTTGTACGTCCCACGGCGGCCCTGACGCCGCGCCGGTGCCCGAAGAAACCCAGGCACACATGTTCGAGACGCCCGATGGGGCAAGCGAGCGAGAGACCATTCGCCACCGCATGCGTCCCGCGTTCACCGAGCGCTTTACCAACCGGAACCCTCACCTGATGGATCAGATAATCGAGTGGCGACTCGAGCAAGACGCCGGTGACCCGGCTCGTGAAGCCCAAGGCGCGGCTGTGCAGGGCTTCGATGTCAGCGACCGTCTCGGGCGCGTCCGTGTCCCGACGCTGATCCTCCACGGGACTGACGACCGGGTCGTCCCCGTCGAGAACGCGCGCCTGCTCGAGGAAAAACTGCCGAACAGCCGACTCGACCTCATCGAGGGCGGCTCCCACCTCTGCTTCATCGAGGATGATGATCTGGTCAACGAGTACCTCTTGGCGTTTCTCGACGAGCAGGACTAA
- a CDS encoding lysostaphin resistance A-like protein: METPSRRRDGPVRTTLVAIGLAAFGILASQFTVLPAFVLEPALVTAPAEASLVSRTVLLILNFLGFVLAGALYLAATDRGWSYVDLRWPTKRGWLYVLAGILGSFVFYILVSLVVQALALPSAENQVSMYIGNDQTMVLIMIGIVFFFNAPAEEFLFRNIVQKRLYAAFDRLTAVVVASAIFALIHIMSYAFFSDSLLATLVPVMVVFGGSIIFGLLYAKTDNLVVPIAAHAAFNAIQFGLLYLALEYDLETADPSSMSLLVDVVATLPL; encoded by the coding sequence ATGGAAACGCCCTCACGCCGTCGCGATGGTCCAGTTCGGACGACGCTCGTCGCGATCGGGCTGGCAGCGTTCGGGATTCTCGCCAGCCAGTTTACGGTCCTTCCCGCGTTCGTGCTCGAGCCGGCGCTGGTCACGGCACCGGCGGAGGCCTCGCTCGTGAGCCGAACGGTCTTGCTGATCCTGAACTTCCTCGGGTTCGTCCTCGCCGGTGCGCTGTATCTGGCTGCGACCGACCGCGGGTGGTCGTACGTCGACCTCCGGTGGCCGACGAAACGCGGCTGGCTCTATGTCCTCGCCGGTATCCTCGGTAGCTTCGTCTTTTATATCCTCGTTAGCCTGGTGGTGCAAGCACTCGCCTTGCCGTCCGCGGAGAACCAAGTCTCGATGTACATCGGGAACGATCAGACGATGGTCCTGATCATGATCGGGATCGTCTTCTTCTTCAACGCGCCGGCTGAGGAGTTCCTCTTCCGGAACATCGTCCAGAAACGCCTCTATGCGGCGTTTGACCGACTCACCGCGGTCGTCGTGGCCAGCGCGATCTTCGCGCTGATCCACATCATGTCGTATGCGTTCTTCTCGGACTCGCTGCTTGCGACCCTCGTTCCGGTCATGGTCGTCTTCGGGGGCTCGATTATCTTCGGCCTGCTGTATGCGAAAACCGACAACCTCGTCGTCCCGATCGCCGCCCACGCCGCGTTCAACGCCATCCAGTTCGGCTTGCTGTATCTCGCCCTCGAGTACGACCTCGAGACTGCCGATCCGTCGTCGATGTCGCTGCTGGTCGACGTCGTAGCGACCCTCCCACTCTAA
- the hjc gene encoding Holliday junction resolvase Hjc, with product MSHAKGDRRERELVNALDEAGFAVMRAPASGAATDRELPDVLAGDGEQFYAIEAKSSAGDPIYLTGEEVEALIYFAQNFGAKPRIGVRFDREDWYFFHPGDLYVTDGGNYRVKKETALAEGTDFPEFTGQSEKVTLAEAAADGSVDDAPDEEILRVLNAVEQGVMDVEEAAELLE from the coding sequence ATGTCTCATGCGAAGGGCGACCGCCGCGAACGCGAACTCGTCAACGCGCTCGACGAGGCCGGCTTCGCGGTGATGCGTGCGCCCGCCAGCGGCGCGGCGACCGACCGCGAACTTCCCGACGTGCTCGCCGGTGACGGTGAGCAGTTCTACGCCATCGAGGCGAAATCGAGCGCGGGCGACCCCATCTACCTCACCGGCGAAGAGGTCGAAGCGCTCATCTACTTCGCCCAAAACTTCGGCGCGAAACCCCGGATCGGCGTCCGCTTCGACCGCGAGGACTGGTATTTCTTCCACCCCGGCGACCTCTACGTGACCGACGGCGGCAACTACCGGGTTAAAAAGGAGACGGCCCTGGCCGAGGGGACTGACTTCCCCGAGTTTACTGGCCAATCCGAGAAGGTCACGCTGGCGGAAGCTGCCGCCGATGGCAGTGTCGACGACGCTCCGGATGAGGAGATCCTGCGTGTGCTCAACGCCGTCGAACAGGGCGTGATGGATGTCGAGGAAGCTGCGGAACTGCTCGAGTAA
- a CDS encoding SWIM zinc finger family protein: protein MKTTASPKAPLPVPRTARLPERSRRAHTEPMSVLPLGDGLYEVESASDHTYLVDLEASRCTCPDHVFRNTRCKHVRRVALEITAGRTPPPGEIAVGCHDCGEPFFVDEDAAAPFYCDDHTIYPGDTVVDRETGDRLTVVDVSELRADAVEIGAADCTVAEYATNDGYDPDVPVVGAVYPHATVASNGVVPASLKVYVFPRTRLEKA, encoded by the coding sequence ATGAAAACAACAGCGTCACCGAAAGCACCGCTTCCAGTCCCACGCACAGCCCGCCTCCCGGAGCGATCGCGCCGGGCACACACCGAACCGATGTCGGTGTTGCCACTCGGCGACGGTCTCTACGAGGTCGAATCCGCAAGCGACCACACCTACCTCGTCGATCTCGAGGCGAGCCGGTGTACCTGTCCGGATCACGTCTTCCGCAACACCCGATGCAAGCACGTTCGCCGGGTCGCACTCGAGATCACGGCTGGGCGGACGCCACCGCCAGGCGAGATCGCAGTCGGCTGTCACGACTGTGGCGAACCGTTCTTCGTCGACGAGGACGCAGCCGCGCCGTTTTACTGCGACGACCATACGATCTATCCGGGCGACACCGTCGTCGACCGAGAGACCGGAGACCGACTCACCGTCGTCGACGTCTCGGAGTTGCGAGCCGACGCCGTGGAAATCGGGGCCGCAGACTGTACCGTCGCCGAGTATGCGACGAACGACGGCTACGATCCTGACGTGCCCGTCGTGGGTGCGGTCTACCCCCACGCCACCGTCGCATCGAACGGCGTCGTTCCCGCGTCACTGAAGGTCTACGTCTTCCCGCGAACGCGCCTCGAGAAAGCGTAG